Proteins encoded by one window of Plasmodium falciparum 3D7 genome assembly, chromosome: 4:
- a CDS encoding armadillo-domain containing rhoptry protein: MGNNCCAGRDLLYKNKLQEFGIEGSKTIRKLLSFTSNDILRFDKAYDENDVQEFVNLCSSTCEIEKLEDRMHPWAADPKTIGALSATQLAILASKENEPHYKDAIREANGIAVFINLLKSHELDRVHAAVVALSFLSVDNVKNCICMFESGALPYLISGMKSNIDGMKAACAQTCRNIFVLDKKYKKEFLKLGGITQLVNLLELPSNYDDSQPLYTQLEAIYHLEDFILNDGDEIPEFLEAVKNSNSIKNLKTLQQCPEQDLAEASNVLLLRLTD; this comes from the exons ATGGGAAATAATTGCTGTGCAGGAAGAGat ttactttataaaaataaactacAAGAGTTTGGTATAGAAGGATCCAAGACAATAAGAAAGTTGTTATCCTTCACAA GTAATGATATTCTCAGATTTGATAAAGCgtatgatgaaaatgatgtTCAAGAGTTTGTAAACTTATGTTCTTCAACATGCGAA ATAGAAAAATTAGAAGATAGAATGCATCCTTGGGCTGCTGACCCCAAAACTATTGGTGCATTATCCGCAACTCAATTGGCAATTTTAGCTAGCAAAGAAA ACGAGCCACATTATAAAGATGCAATACGTGAGGCAAATGGAATAGCcgtttttataaatttattaaaatcacac GAATTAGATAGAGTACATGCTGCTGTTGTtgctttatcatttttatccgTTGACA atGTTAAAAATTGTATTTGCATGTTTGAATCTGGTGCTTTGCCATATTTAATAAGTGGAATGAAGTCAAATATAGACGGAATGAAAGCTGCTTGTGCTCAAACTTGTAGAAATATTTTTGTCTTAG ataaaaaatataagaaggAATTTTTAAAACTAGGAGGAATCACTCAACTAGTGAATTTACTAGAAtt ACCATCAAATTATGATGATAGTCAACCCTTATATACACAATTAGAAGCTATTTATCACTTGGAAGATTTCATACTg AATGATGGAGATGAAATCCCCGAATTTTTGGAAGCAGTTAAAAACTCCAATTcgataaaaaatttaaaaaccCTACAACAg tGCCCTGAGCAAGACTTAGCAGAAGCCTCCAATGTTCTCTTATTGAGACTAACGGATTAa
- a CDS encoding arsenical pump-driving ATPase, putative, with protein sequence MSEDESNSVSCSLSLESDGYSDEEYDTNLNKLIENESLNWIFVGGKGGVGKTTTSCSIAVQLSKRRESVLLLSTDPAHNTSDAFNQKFTNQPTLINSFDNLYCMEIDTNYSENTAFKLNKKEMFDNILPELLHSFPGIDEALCFAELMQSIKNMKYSVIVFDTAPTGHTLRLLAFPDLLKKALGYLINIREKLKGTLNVLKNFTNNEMEFDSLYEKINHLNAMSSSIQANFQNPMKTTFVCVCIPEFLSVYETERLIQELTKKNISCYNIVVNQVVFPLDSPNVNLENCKNLLSQIKNEQIQSYFNDLISKTEELEDVYISRRKLQSKYLTQIKNLYSNDFHIVCMPQLKNEIRGLNNISSFSEMLLQSKDIPIYKDNL encoded by the coding sequence atgagtGAGGATGAATCGAATTCCGTTTCTTGTTCATTAAGCTTAGAAAGTGATGGTTATAGTGATGAAGAGTACGATACAAATTTGAATAAATTAATAGAAAATGAATCATTGAATTGGATATTTGTAGGAGGAAAAGGAGGTGTAGGAAAAACGACTACATCTTGTTCAATAGCTGTTCAGTTATCAAAACGAAGAGAAtcagtattattattatcaacagATCCAGCACATAATACTAGTGATGCTTTTAATCAGAAATTTACTAATCAGCCAACTTTAATAAATTCCTTTGACAATTTATATTGTATGGAAATAGATACGAATTATTCAGAAAATACAgcttttaaattaaataagaaAGAAATGTTTGATAATATACTTCCAGAATTATTACATAGTTTTCCTGGTATTGATGAAGCTTTATGTTTTGCTGAATTAATGCAatcaattaaaaatatgaaatactCGGTTATAGTTTTTGATACGGCACCTACTGGACATACTTTAAGACTTTTAGCATTTCcagatttattaaaaaaagctttaggatatttaataaatattagagaaaaattaaaaggtaCTTTAAATGTTTTGAAAAACTTtacaaataatgaaatgGAATTTGATTCATTATATGAAAAGATTAATCATTTAAATGCTATGTCTAGTAGTATACAAGCTAATTTCCAAAACCCCATGAAAACTACTTTTGTTTGTGTTTGTATCCCTGAATTTTTAAGTGTATATGAAACTGAACGATTAATACAAGAATtaactaaaaaaaatatttcgtGTTATAATATTGTTGTTAATCAAGTTGTTTTCCCACTTGATTCACCAAATGTTAATTTAGAAAATTGTAAAAATCTATTatcacaaataaaaaatgaacaaattcAATCCTATTTCAATGATCTTATTTCTAAAACGGAAGAATTAGAAGATGTTTATATCTCAAGAAGAAAATTACAATCCAAATATCTAACACAAATTAAAAATCTATACAGCAATGATTTTCATATCGTATGTATGccacaattaaaaaatgaaataagaggactaaataatatatcctcCTTTTCGGAGATGCTCTTACAATCGAAAGATATAcctatatataaagataatctgtaa